DNA from Vibrio alfacsensis:
AAGATTACGTGTGGTAATGACATGTCTTCAATCCAAATGGTCAATAAACTTGTAAACAAACTACGTATACTTGAGTGCTCTTTTTGGCACTTAATCATTGATATGTATAGGTAGCACCGAACAATGTTAGTAATAAAACAATGTTGGTAATGTCACCTTGAAAGCCGTTTATCACCTAGAATGATGGTTGAGCCATCATCATGCTGGAGCTTATTGGGTTGGAATTATCTGCTCTCAGCGAAAGAGTAGTATATAAATAATAAGCATAAAGTGGAATAGTAGGAAAAAAAACGGGTAAAAAACTAATAAAAAACTCAATAGCCCTCGGTGGTAGTTATTTATTTTGTTAGATGTGGTTTTTTTGCTTTTTTAATGGAGCATTAAGCTAGGGTGGTGTCGTACATAGTGAAAATGATTGTACGGTAAGGCGAGGGCGGAGCATCCGCTCAGCCCTCAGATTGAACAAGATTAACCTGTATTACGCATGCCTGCAGCGATACCTGCGATCGTTACCATCAGCGCTTCTTCTAAGTTGGCAGAAGCTTCTTCTGTTTGACGAGTACGGTATAAAAGCTCTGCTTGAAGCATATTCAAAGGCTCAACGTAGATGTTACGCAAACGAATAGATTCAAGGCCCCACGGGTCGCTTTGCATCAGGTTCTCGTTGTTCTCTACATTCAGTACGGACTTAATGTCTTGCTGAAGTTGATCACGCAGACGATCACCCAGAGGCTGTAGTTGCTCATCAACGAGGCGTTGATCATAGTAGCGAGAGATATCCATGTTGCACTTGGTGTAAACCATCTCAAGCATACCTAAGCGAGTTGAGAAGAACGGCCATTCGCGACACATTTCTTCTAGCAGTGCTTGATGGCCTTTGTTTACAGAGTACTGAATAGCCTCACCTGCGCCTAGCCAGGCTGGCAGTACCAAACGGTTTTGACTCCAAGAGAAGATCCAAGGAATGGCACGTAAACTTTCTACGCCGCCGTTCGGGTTACGTTTTGCAGGGCGAGAGCCTAGAGGCAGTTTACCTAGCTCCAACTCTGGTGTTGCTTGACGGAAGTAAGGGACGAAATCGGGTTCGCCGCGAACGATGCTACGGTAGGCTTCACAGCTGACTTCCGACAGTACATCCATTAGGTCGCGCCATTCTTGTTTTGGTTCTGGTGGTGGCAATAGGTTTGCCTCCAGAATCGCACTTGAATATAGGTTGAAGCTGTTTACCGCAACGTCTGGTAGACCAAGTTTAAAGCGAATCATTTCGCCTTGCTCTGTGACGCGCAAACCGCCTTTCAAGCTCTTTGGTGGCTGAGACAGCAGTGCTGCATGAGCAGGCGCACCACCACGACCAATCGTGCCGCCTCGGCCGTGGAATAGAGTCAGCTCAACGCCTTCTTCTTCCGCAACCTTAACCAGTGAATCCATTGCATGGTATTGGGCCCAACCCGCCGACATGACACCGGCATCTTTTGCTGAATCAGAGTAACCGATCATCACCATCTGGTGGTTTTGGATAAAGCCACGGTATAGGTCGATGCCCATTAGCTGTTTGATGACGGCTTCCGCATTGTTCAAATCGTCAAGAGTTTCAAACAATGGACATACGTCCATGCGGTAAGGACAGCCTGCTTCTTGCAACAGTAAATGCACAGCCAATACGTCAGACGCGGTACGCGCCATTGAGATCACGTAAGCACCAAATGCATCACGTGGTTGTGCTGCGATGATCTTACAGGTATCTAATACTTCTTTTACAGGCTCTGATGGTTCCCAGTCGCGAGGCAGAAGAGGTCGCTTAGATGCTAGTTCGTTGGTTAAGAAAGCAATCTTATCTTGCTCACTCCACTGCTCGTAATCACCAATGCCTAGGTAACGAGTTAGTTCAGAAAGTACGTCAGCGTGGCGTGTACTTTCTTGACGGATATCCAAGCGAACAAGGTGAACACCAAACGCTTTTACGCGACGCAATGTGTCTAATAGTGAGCCATTCGCAATGACGCTCATGCCACATTCTGTTAGTGATTGGTAACACGCGTAAAGAGGTTCCCAAAGCTGTTCTACTTTCTGTAGCGGTGCTTTCACTGCCAGTTTTTGGCCGTTAATTTTTGCGTCGAGAATGTCTTTGGTTTCGTTTAGTAGTGAGCGTACTTGTTTTAGGATTGCACGGTATGGTTCATGCTCATCGTCCCCTGCAAGTTCACGGACTTTGTCATTACAAACCGTCATGGACAGTTCGCTGATCAACTCATTGATGTCATTTAGATACAAGTCGGCAGCTTTCCAGCGAGACAGAAGTAGTACTTCACGAGTCACGCTATGAGTCACGAACGGGTTGCCGTCTCGGTCACCGCCCATCCAAGAGGAAAAATGCACCGGGCGAGCATCAATAGGCAGGCCTTCGCCTAGGTAAGATTTTAGGCGGTCATTCATTTCTCGAAGGAAATCAGGCACAGCTTCCCATAGTGAATTTTCAACAACGGCAAAGCCCCATTTGGCCTCATCAAGAGGTGTTGGGCGTTGCTGGCGGATCACATCGGAATGCCAACTTTGAACGATCAACTGTTCTAGGCGACGTTCGGTTTTCTTGCGCTCTTTTAATGATAGGTCGCTAAGTTCAAGCTTGGATAGACACTCGTTGATCTTCACTAGCTTGTTGATCATAGTGCGACGGGTGATTTCAGTAGGGTGTGCGGTGAGTACCAATTCGATATTTAATTCACGAATGGCCTGTGCAGTATCTAGTTTACTGACATCGCTTTGCTCCAATTTAGAGAAAAGCGTGTTAATCGCATCAGGTTCGCAGATGTGCTCATCACAATGGCGTGAAATCGTATGGTATTGCTCAGCAATATTCGTTAGGTTTAGAAATTGGTTGAACGCACGTGTTACTGGCGTCAATTGCTCATCTGGTAGGCTTTTGATTTCTTCAATTAAGCTGTCTCTGTCACCTTGATTTCCAGCTTGAGCCGATTTGGATAATTTACGAATGGTCTCCACTTTCTCGAATATCTCTTCGCCATGGGCATCGCGAATCGTGTTGCCGAGTAAGTGGCCCAGCATGCGCACATTGCTTTTGAGTGCGGCGTATTTTTCGTTCATTGTCATCCTGCCTCGTAAAAAAACTACATCCATTGTCCTTGTTGAGACTCCAATCTAGCGAAAAGCACCAGTTGTAGTCAAATAAAGCCGAGTAACTTTGTAATTATTCCGTCTCTCTCCTGATTTAGAGCAAAATTACGTTAGCTAGTTGAAGCTAAGTGAAAATAAATTACAAAATAGCGTGTAAAAATAGGGATATAGCGTGCTAGAAAGTTGAGGTAACGAAAAGATAAATGCAGCTCGAAGGAGCTGCATGGAGAAGATTATTCAAAATGCGACTAACAACAATATTTGACCATGGCGCGGGACAACACATCAATGGTTGGGTCGATAAAGTCGAATGATAAAAACTCATCTGGCTGGTGGGCTTGATCGATAGAGCCTGGGCCAAGTACTAACGTTGGGCATAATTGCTGTAGAAAAGGCGCTTCTGTGCAGTAGTTGACGGTTTCCGAGCTTGTTTGGCAGATCTCTTCCACACCACCGATGAATGGGTGATCATGTTGACACTCGTAACCTGGGATAGGTTCATGCAGAGGAATGATTTCGATGCGTCCAGGCCATTTCGCCTCTACTTCTTTCAATGCGTTACGCAGCATGTTCTCTAAGCCGTCAAGGCTAATACCAGGAAGAGGGCGAACATCGTAGTGTAGTTCACAGCAACCACAAATGCGGTTTGCGCTGTCACCACCATGAATATGACCCAGGTTTAGGGTAGGGCTTGGAATGGCAAAGCCTGGATGGTGATATTCTTTTACTAGCTTGTCGCGCAGTTGCATCATGGCGAACATGACTTCATGCATGATCTCAATCGCGTTGACGCCTAAAGCAGGATCGGACGA
Protein-coding regions in this window:
- the ppc gene encoding phosphoenolpyruvate carboxylase, with the translated sequence MNEKYAALKSNVRMLGHLLGNTIRDAHGEEIFEKVETIRKLSKSAQAGNQGDRDSLIEEIKSLPDEQLTPVTRAFNQFLNLTNIAEQYHTISRHCDEHICEPDAINTLFSKLEQSDVSKLDTAQAIRELNIELVLTAHPTEITRRTMINKLVKINECLSKLELSDLSLKERKKTERRLEQLIVQSWHSDVIRQQRPTPLDEAKWGFAVVENSLWEAVPDFLREMNDRLKSYLGEGLPIDARPVHFSSWMGGDRDGNPFVTHSVTREVLLLSRWKAADLYLNDINELISELSMTVCNDKVRELAGDDEHEPYRAILKQVRSLLNETKDILDAKINGQKLAVKAPLQKVEQLWEPLYACYQSLTECGMSVIANGSLLDTLRRVKAFGVHLVRLDIRQESTRHADVLSELTRYLGIGDYEQWSEQDKIAFLTNELASKRPLLPRDWEPSEPVKEVLDTCKIIAAQPRDAFGAYVISMARTASDVLAVHLLLQEAGCPYRMDVCPLFETLDDLNNAEAVIKQLMGIDLYRGFIQNHQMVMIGYSDSAKDAGVMSAGWAQYHAMDSLVKVAEEEGVELTLFHGRGGTIGRGGAPAHAALLSQPPKSLKGGLRVTEQGEMIRFKLGLPDVAVNSFNLYSSAILEANLLPPPEPKQEWRDLMDVLSEVSCEAYRSIVRGEPDFVPYFRQATPELELGKLPLGSRPAKRNPNGGVESLRAIPWIFSWSQNRLVLPAWLGAGEAIQYSVNKGHQALLEEMCREWPFFSTRLGMLEMVYTKCNMDISRYYDQRLVDEQLQPLGDRLRDQLQQDIKSVLNVENNENLMQSDPWGLESIRLRNIYVEPLNMLQAELLYRTRQTEEASANLEEALMVTIAGIAAGMRNTG